The Astyanax mexicanus isolate ESR-SI-001 chromosome 4, AstMex3_surface, whole genome shotgun sequence genome segment TCTTAGAGTAACACTATATTATATTAAGTGTACTGTATAGCTTCCACTCATTTGGATGGGTTTTTACAGGTTGTATTAGATCTTACACTATTCACTTTTTACATTCTTTTGTTCTTAATTACAgtatttatgtctttttttttatctgtaaaacacaattttacattaaaaagattATTTTACAAATGATTATAAACCTCAATATTTTACTCTATTATAAGGTAGAATGgaatagtatagtagtatagtataattTATGTGAatctgtaggtttttttttttagctttagtgATCTTCCAATAATTTATATACAGATAAATTACTGgaatttatatacattatatacacatttatatggtttatggttttacagtgtttacattTATACTATTTTTCACAttgaaacaaaatgtttttttacagtaaaatgagGACATCCTTAATCATTAATacttattatatcatattatattttcttacagtaatactttaaaataagggtacaGTATACCTCCCActcatttaatatatattgtattatatcctACTCCTTTATCCTATTCCTAATTATTCccagtctttttttttgcattacagtatttatatatttttatattaatctgTAAAACACCATTTTTATATGAAACATTAGTACATTCAAAATACACAGAATTTTATAGTATTAAACTTAGCTTTTATTAACAAAAACCCTGAATTTGTACTTTTGTTCTATAGTTAAAATGTTAATTCAGTACAAAAAATTGTTCCATACATACAGAATTCTGTACTACCTTAGAGTGTTAGTCAATACtcgttatattatttaattaattatttcataAACCTTTTCTAGCCATAATAACATAAAGAAATGTATTATTCTATATTTTACTTATTATATCACCTATTATAGTGGTATTAAAGTATACACAGTATAATATGTTAGTATTAAAGAGACAGAGCAGTAGAAATAAGTCCAAAACTGAGTTTAGAGAATAGTGGGTTAAGCTTACTTACTGGCAGACAGATTTAGAGGAAAGCATCATATAAACAGCACAGAAATCAGCTCCAGGAGATCAGACTCTGATGTTAGTAGTATCTACACCTCTGAACTCCCTGCTTCCCTTTTAGTACCGAGCAGTAACGTTACAGCACTACATAGCATGACTCAGCACTTATAACTCCAGGAATCATGTTCAACAGTTAATTATATAATACTGCTCCACTAGATAAAAAGCTCTTATCTATATTATCCACTAGTTTATTTATACAGCATCCCACTGATACAATAAAAACAGTTATAGCTGAATAACTCCAGGAATCAGGCTCAACAGTTAACGTTAACTTAAAGTAAGTGTGTATATaacgttatattatattatatataagttatTGCTCCGCTAGTGAAACAGCTCTTATCTATGTCATTATTCACTACTTTATTCATACAATCAATATCCCACCTATACAATAAGTCAATAGTTAAAGCTACATTACTAAGCTCCACTGCAATAACAACAGGAACCGGCTGAGGTGTTTTAAAGCAAGTGAAACACACAAAATCCAGCTACTTACTCCAGCTCAGTCTCGTCCTGCATTCTGGCCACGCTGAGAGCACAGGTTAGTACAGAGCATAGCCTCTCAATAAGCAGCTGAATGAGGGAAAATAGCTACTGGAATTCACCTTTGTTAAAACAGAGCTGAGAACAGAGAGGAAATGTTACGTAGTGGTTACAGTGAGTTCAGAGAGGAGAGGTGGTTGTTTTGTAACATTGTGTACACTACAGTCAGCTGACCTAAGAGTGGGTGGGGCTAGTGAACAAGGGGACTACAGACTTggagggacttttattttgacagaagaTCGTTCCCAAAGACGTAATCCAGCGTCGCCGCCATATTGGTTGGGTCTCCCTACTCTAGGCTAGCACCAGAGTTTTAAGAGATTTTAGTggttttatatgatatatgtttgtgtgtgtgtgtgtgtgtgtgtgtgtgtgtgtgtgtgtgtgtgtgtgtgtgtgtgtgtgtttgtgtgagagagtgaaacagtttcaaatgaacaataaaacatgcaaaacaGTGAAGggtctgattggcctgttctctgcaagcGTCTGTGAGTTAGCCAATcaatttttagtgttttttgtccCCCCTTCCTGATCTGATGCATTCAGTAAGTAAGAGAAGGGGCATCATGGCtccaatctatatatatatatatataggaagatggatgatcacaagccatcaaaccatcaaaccaagctgaactgcttgaatttttgcaccaggagtaaaggcataaagttatccaaaagcagtgtgtaagactggtggagaaagaacatgccacgatgcatgaaaactgtgattaaaaaccagagttattccaccaaatatcaatttctgaactctttttagttttagtttcagccatttctcattttctgcaaataactgctctaaatgacaataatgttattattagtaatttgcgagaaattttgtctgtagtttagaataaaacaacaatgttcattttactcaaacacatacatataaataacaaCTTCTAGACCACCATTACATCTGTATACACTCATTAATTCAcctccaaatcacttcagtgcataaaaaaatctgtattaataTTCCCAGATAAGAATAgatggctttaagaaaaaaagaaaaaaacacaaatagctCCATATCCTTATATCTACGGTCACAACAGTTTGgagtgttttaaaataatttacagtTTTGTATATTTAATGTTTAGCCACAGTATTAATGTTATGAGAGTGTTTACtatataaaccatattttatgAGTTTATAATCCTATTTATATTGCGTCTTCAACCAATTAAATAGATCCTTTCAAAACCTGTTAGATATTTTGCATTAGAAAAATAGATGTTCCAATGGttcacaaaaaatacaaacattagacaaacataacgatctagcaaaagtttctggacgcagcttTGATTTGATTCGATTTGATTTTAGAGGAGGTCGGAACTACAGTGTGAGGAGTGCAGTGTTTCAGTGGGGACTCTTTATAGGGAGACGCTCTTCTGCAGCTACACGTCATTGATTAGAGTGTGTGGATCTGCGGGTTTTATTcagtactttattattatatatcctgtATTATAAATCAGCAGCGGGATGTCTGACTCCGTGTTCTCCGTGCTCACTCGTTTTGTGGAGGAGTACAGGAACAGAACCTCCAGCAAGCTGAAGGTGATAGACGCCTATCTGCTGTATATTTTACTGACTGGAGCTTTCCAGTTCCTCTACTGTTTACTGGTGGGAACTTTCCCCTTCAACAGCTTTCTGTCCGGATTCATCTCCTCTGTGGGATCCTTCATCCTCGCTggtatgtatgtttatatatgtttattatggTACAGGGCTTTAATAAAGCATATACCACAACATATAGATAACCTAGCTTCTGcagagctagcttagcttagcttaactagcATTACCTGGTCTCAGATCAGGAAGTCATTAATTCCGTGCTAAGTTTCTGTCTTTTTTatatcatactttttttttaaactgacgaATATAAACTGAGTatgtatatattaggggtgggcgatatagccctaaaataacatcatgatatttcatggtatttttgcaatgacgagactcttggtgatatgacaaaacactgaattaaaaaaaataaaatcaagaatactgtactgcaacaaaatgaaaattaaattttattattgcatatgatatgatatggcacaccactaactgtaatatataaaaaaattacaagaattttatcagattagtAACAAAAGTCTAGACTGATCCAgtatgtcatgataataataataatgcactccaaatatctccatataccaTAAAAATGGTATTGGACAGATGTAAAgtcttcttttgctaaaaacagtaaaaaaaaaaaaaaagtagtaccctgatgtgataattaggggtgagtgatatggcacgatatttcagggtccTATTCCTTTCAcgttattcaaaaatgttggtattattatatatatgaaaagtacaggtttattttgtttttgcattttttgtcatacctacattttcagattatcaaactatatgaatataaaacctgagtaaatattaaaggcacttcttaaattatttttaccctcataaattaactgtgattaatcacattttttttttttttaagctgaggTCAagttcactactaaccacaactag includes the following:
- the LOC103040403 gene encoding dolichyl-diphosphooligosaccharide--protein glycosyltransferase subunit dad1, with the translated sequence MSDSVFSVLTRFVEEYRNRTSSKLKVIDAYLLYILLTGAFQFLYCLLVGTFPFNSFLSGFISSVGSFILAVCLRIQINPQNKGEFLSVSPERAFADFLFAHTVLHLVVVNFIG